A segment of the Candidatus Korarchaeum sp. genome:
AACTGCTGAGGAACCCTCCATCGGGAGCTCCCCTATCGTCCGAGTAGCTCCTCAGATCAACTAACAAGCTTTCCCTCATGGAACTCAGCAGATCCTGGGTACTATGACACCAGAAGGGGGTTCCAATATCCTCAGGCCACCCACTGATGTCCTCATAACGACTATCCCGCTATACTTCTCGCTCTCCCTCACTTCACCTATTATAGAAGCTTCCTCATAACCCAACTCCTTAATGAAGCTCAATACATCCTCAGCGGAGTCCCCATCAACTCCAAGGACTGCTCTGCCCTCGCAAGCTAAAGCGAGAGGATCTATTCCCAAGAGCTCAGTGAAAGCCCTCACTTCCTCCCTCAGGGGGATTTTCCTCTCCTCAACTATCATGAGGAGGCCCGACTTCTGAGCCCACTCATTCAGAGTCTGAGCTATCCCTCCCCTAGTCGGATCCTGCGCGGCATGAACCTTATCACCATAAGCCTCTAGTAGAGGTAGCATGAGCTTGCTCAAAGTACTCACATCACTCTCGAGCTTCCCCTCTACAGCTATCCCTTCTTGAGCGGATAGTATAGCCGCTCCGTGCTCCCCTATCGTTCCGGTTACTATCAACTTATCCCCCGGCCTTATGCTGGAGTCGACTATGGGCCTCTTCGCTATCCCTATGCCAGCTGTCGTTATTATGTACCTATCCAGCTGTCCCCTCGGCATGACTTTGAAGTCCCCGCCTAGTAACTTGACTCCCTCCTCCCTCAGGACACCGATGAAACTATCCACTATCCTCCTCACATCAGAGATAGGGGAACCTTCCTCGACTACTATAGAATCTAGAATAGCCTTCGGCTCCCCTCCCATCATGAGAATATCGTTTATCGTCCCGCAAGCAGCTAACTTTCCTAAATCACCTCCAGGGAAGAAGGGAGGGTTCACTGTGTAAGCATCTATTGAGACGACTAAGTAGTTCCCATCTGGCAATGGTATCGCTGCTCCATCGTCCAGCTCCTTGAGGCCGACTCCTCCCCTCAGAGATAGCTCCTCCTCGGAGAGAGCTGATAATATTAGAGATTTGAGGATAAGGCTCGTCTCCTTCCCTCCGGATCCGTGAGATAGTTTTATAGATCCCTCCATAGGATCACCTAATAGTTCAAGATCTCGCTCAAAAGCTTGGATATCTCCATAGCTTCCTCCTCATCTATCTTAGCTATTATCATGCCCACGTGAACTAATACGTAGTCCCCTGGAGCCACTTCCTCTAGGCTAGCATCTACTTCCCTAGTGACCCCTCCGAAATCGACTAGGGCTACATTCCCCCTAACCTCTAGGACTCTACCCGGTATCCCTAGGCACATTAGCATCACCCGAAGATCTTATCGAACAGGGACTCAATCTTAGATCTGAACTCCCCAGGGGATTCGAGAAACCTCCCGCTTTTTATATCTTCCTCGATGAGGGGATCTATGGGTAAGCTCCCCAGGACCCTCAGGCCACATTTACTGAGGGAGCCCTCATCTATACTACCGAAAGGTCTGATGATTTCGTTATCGCACCTGAAGTATGCCATGTTCTCCACGAGCCCTAGCAGATTTATCCCCTCCCCTCTCAATAGCTCTATCAATCTCGAAACGACTGAGAGGGATAGTGAAGATGGCGTCGTGACGATCAGAGCATTTGCTTTCGCGGATTTGAGGGCTCTAATACAGAATATAGTTTCATCACCAGTCCCGGGGGGCATGTCTATCACTAAATGATCAAGCTCCCCCCAGTCTGTTATCGCTAAGAGCGTGGATAGAGCGGACCTCTTATCCTCCCCCTTCAGGGGCAGGGGGTTCTCTCCTACCATGAGACCCAGGGACATTATCTTCACCCCTCTCACGATAGGGGGTATGAGGCCCTCCTTCCCAGCTGAAATCTCCCCGTTGAAACCGAAGATCTTCGGGATAGAGGGGCCGTGTAAATCCAAATCGAGCAACCCAGTTTTTAGGCCTCTACTCGCTGAAACTAAAGCTATTGATGATGATACTATGCTCTTACCCACGCCTCCCTTCCCGGAAGCAACTAAAGTTACTCTTCTTACCTTCTCGATCTTGCTCCTAGCTCTCTCGAATAGAGGATCCATTCGACTCACCCCTCGAAGACTACCCTCGAGATCCTCATCCCCTTCCCGCTCTCGATCTCGAAGTCCCTGCTGCCGCAATTAGGACATCTCATTAGGGCTTGAGCTAGCTCGGGGATGAAGTGAATAGGGCTCTCCCTCTCCCCAGTTAGCTCCCTTATACAGAGCTCCTCAGTGAGTGAGGAATGCGCTTGCTCGAAATCCCACCTATATCCGCAGGAGTTACATCTGAATGAAGCTCTCTCCTCCGAGAATATGAATTTAGTGTCCTTCAGAGGGGTCTCCTTAGACAACTCCCCCAAGGCGAACTTCAGGATATCGAGCTCGAGTTCCATCATCTCGCCGTAGAGAATTTCGACTTCAGATATCTTTTTCATGCCTTCTTTCTCCATCAAAGAGGTCAGAGCATCCAGTATAGCTTCGGCTAGGGACCATTCATGCATTCCCCTCACTCAGATGATCGAGATCGCCTCCAATATAATCCTTTATGCTCTCCCCAGGAATCCATATAGATCTTTAATACGGTTCCCCTGAAATTTTAGGGACCTACTGGGAGTTACCTGAAATGTAATTAAGCCATAACAGAATTATCCCGCTAGATAGGTAATTATTTAAGCCTCTGAAGAGCAGTACTACCGGTGGACATGTCCAAAGTCGCTCTGAGCATCAGAGTCTCAGGTATAGTTCAAGGAGTGGGCTTCAGACCTTTCATCCATAGGCTGGCTTCTAGATATCAGCTCGCCGGTTACGTCAGGAACATGGGGGGGAGTGAGGTAGAGATAAGAGTTGAGGGGAATAATTCAGCGATTTCCTCTTTCCTAAAGGCTCTACTCGATGAGAAGCCGCCACCAGCTAGGCTCGAGGAGGTCCTTATAGAGTTCACTCAGTCCGATAATATCGAGGGATTCTCGATACTCCCGAGCGCTAAGGAAGCGGAGCTCTATTCGATGATCCCCCCAGATTTCAGTATATGCGATCATTGTTTAGCTGAGATCTACGATCCAAATGATAGACGCTACAGGTACGCTTTCAATAGTTGTGCGTGGTGCGGCCCCAGGTTCTCCATGATGAGGGGCGTGCCCTACGATAGGGAGAAGACGTCTATGATAGAGTTCAAGTTATGTGAGGACTGCGAGAGGGAGTATAAGGATAGGGAGAATCTGAGGAGGTTCCACGCTCAAGGTATATCCTGCCCGAAATGCGGGCCTAAGCTCTGGATGGAGGACAGCGGTGGGAGGAGAGTAGATTCGGAGGACCCTCTGATGGACGCAGCTAGGCTCTTGGATGAGGGGAAGATACTAGCTATAAGGGGTCTAGGTGGTTACCATATAGCTTGCCTAGCTACAGATGATGATGTAGTCAGGGAGCTGAGGGAGAGGAAGAGGAGACCATCTAAGCCCTTCGCCCTCATGGCTTTGAACGTCGAAGTAGCTGAGAGATATGCAGTAGTGAATGAGATAGCTAGGAACTTATTGACGAGTCCAGAGAGGCCGATAGTACTCATGCCCTCTAAGGGAGGGATTTCTGAGCTAGTAGCTCCTGGGCTAGATCTCATAGGGATAATGCTGCCCTACACAGCCCTACATCACATGCTCCTTAGCGAGGTTAGGGATAAAATACTGATAATGACGAGCGGTAATGAGCACAACAAACCTATGTGCACTAGTGTCGAGTGCGCGAGGGAGAGGCTATCCTCAATAGTCGATTACTTCTTGCACCACGATAGGGAGATAGTGAATAGAGTAGATGATAGCGTCGTCAGGCTCACCGGGGACAGGGTCACTATGTTGAGGAGGGGCAGGGGATACGCCCCTATGTGGATAAGGTTGCCCTCAACTCTGAGCAAGCCAGTCATAGCTTTCGGTGCTGAGCTTCAGAACGCTGGGGCAGTTGCCTTCAAGGATAAAGCAGTTCTGACGCAATTCATTGGGGATACTGATGAATTGGAGAACCTAGAGTTCCTGGATAGGATGCTCAAGTTCTTCTCAAATGTGTATAGGATAGAGCCATCCGAGGCTGTGATAGTGGCCGATATGCACAAGGGATACTCCTCCAGGAGGCTGGCTGAATCATGGGCCTCAGCGCATGGAAGCCCTCTCATCGAAGTCCAACATCATCACGCCCACATATGCTCAGTCATGGTTGAGGATAGGGTAGATCCCTCTAGGAGAGTTTTGGGGATAGCTGTAGATGGGCTCGGGATGGGGGACGATGGAACGCTCTGGGGAGGGGAGGTCATGATCTCTAGCTTCTCCGATTACGAGAGAGTGGGTCACTTGAGGCCCCAGCCCATGCCCGGAGGTGATAGAGCTACTATCTACCCAGTGAGGATGCTCATAGGGATCCTGAGTACTTTCATGAGTGATGATGAAGTCCTGGATCTACTGAGGAGGAGGGATCTGCTTAAGGGCCTCCCCAGGGGGGAGGTGGAGGCTAGGATCTCTCTAGCTCAGGCTAGAGGTAGCTGCCCTATGATCTCGAGTCTGGGCAGGGTCTTGGATGCGATAAGCTCCCTACTTGGGATATGCCTCGAGAGGACTTACGAGGGGGAGCCGGCTATGAAGCTGGAGGCAGCAGCTAGGGGCAGCTTACTGAGGATGGAACCTCCCGAGATAAGGGGGAGCGTGATAGATACGAGCGAGTTCATAGAGAGGTTACTAGGGATTGAGGGGAGGAAGGAGGACCTAGCTTACACCTCTATATACTTGCTGGGCTACTCCTTAGGCGAGTTGGCATCTAGATACTTGAATCGGAGCGATTACGATTCTGTATTCGTATCCGGGGGTGCTGCTGTTAACTCAATCCTCGTAAAGGGGATAGAGGATTCCCTGAAGGAGTTCAGAGTCAAGGTCAAGCTTAACTCGATGGTACCGGCTGGGGATGGGGGGATAGCGTTGGGGCAGGTCGCCTCTATGCTGTGGAGGGACCTAGATGAGGTCGCTAACTGATCTGAGGAGTTATGAGATAGCTTCCAAGATATCCTCCAAGATAAGGGAAATAGCTAAGGGAGTTGGAAGCGTAAAGATAATGAACTTCTGCGGTACTCATGAGTGGACGATAACTCATTACGGCATAAGGTACCTCATGCCGGAGGAAGTCGAGCTAGTGGCGGGGCCCGGCTGTCCCGTTTGCATAACTCCAGCTTATTACGTTGATGCCGTAGTCAAGTTAGCTGTAGAGGGCGTGAGAGTGATCACATTCGGGGATGCCTTCAGGCTAATGGGGACTAAAGCTAGGGGATTGCCGAGGAGCTTGGAGGAAGCTAAGCGAGATGGTGCGGATGTAAGGATCGTTTACAGCGTTCTGGATGCGATAAAAATAGCCAAGGACGGTAAGGAATCAATATTCTTCGGAGTTGGATTCGAGACAACTGCTCCAGCTACTTTAGGTCCCATAAGCTCCAGGAATTTGCCAGAAAACCTGAGCTTCGTCATAGCACATA
Coding sequences within it:
- the hypA gene encoding hydrogenase nickel incorporation protein HypA; this encodes MHEWSLAEAILDALTSLMEKEGMKKISEVEILYGEMMELELDILKFALGELSKETPLKDTKFIFSEERASFRCNSCGYRWDFEQAHSSLTEELCIRELTGERESPIHFIPELAQALMRCPNCGSRDFEIESGKGMRISRVVFEG
- a CDS encoding HypC/HybG/HupF family hydrogenase formation chaperone, translating into MCLGIPGRVLEVRGNVALVDFGGVTREVDASLEEVAPGDYVLVHVGMIIAKIDEEEAMEISKLLSEILNY
- the hypF gene encoding carbamoyltransferase HypF; the encoded protein is MSKVALSIRVSGIVQGVGFRPFIHRLASRYQLAGYVRNMGGSEVEIRVEGNNSAISSFLKALLDEKPPPARLEEVLIEFTQSDNIEGFSILPSAKEAELYSMIPPDFSICDHCLAEIYDPNDRRYRYAFNSCAWCGPRFSMMRGVPYDREKTSMIEFKLCEDCEREYKDRENLRRFHAQGISCPKCGPKLWMEDSGGRRVDSEDPLMDAARLLDEGKILAIRGLGGYHIACLATDDDVVRELRERKRRPSKPFALMALNVEVAERYAVVNEIARNLLTSPERPIVLMPSKGGISELVAPGLDLIGIMLPYTALHHMLLSEVRDKILIMTSGNEHNKPMCTSVECARERLSSIVDYFLHHDREIVNRVDDSVVRLTGDRVTMLRRGRGYAPMWIRLPSTLSKPVIAFGAELQNAGAVAFKDKAVLTQFIGDTDELENLEFLDRMLKFFSNVYRIEPSEAVIVADMHKGYSSRRLAESWASAHGSPLIEVQHHHAHICSVMVEDRVDPSRRVLGIAVDGLGMGDDGTLWGGEVMISSFSDYERVGHLRPQPMPGGDRATIYPVRMLIGILSTFMSDDEVLDLLRRRDLLKGLPRGEVEARISLAQARGSCPMISSLGRVLDAISSLLGICLERTYEGEPAMKLEAAARGSLLRMEPPEIRGSVIDTSEFIERLLGIEGRKEDLAYTSIYLLGYSLGELASRYLNRSDYDSVFVSGGAAVNSILVKGIEDSLKEFRVKVKLNSMVPAGDGGIALGQVASMLWRDLDEVAN
- a CDS encoding ATP-binding protein; the protein is MDPLFERARSKIEKVRRVTLVASGKGGVGKSIVSSSIALVSASRGLKTGLLDLDLHGPSIPKIFGFNGEISAGKEGLIPPIVRGVKIMSLGLMVGENPLPLKGEDKRSALSTLLAITDWGELDHLVIDMPPGTGDETIFCIRALKSAKANALIVTTPSSLSLSVVSRLIELLRGEGINLLGLVENMAYFRCDNEIIRPFGSIDEGSLSKCGLRVLGSLPIDPLIEEDIKSGRFLESPGEFRSKIESLFDKIFG
- the hypE gene encoding hydrogenase expression/formation protein HypE yields the protein MEGSIKLSHGSGGKETSLILKSLILSALSEEELSLRGGVGLKELDDGAAIPLPDGNYLVVSIDAYTVNPPFFPGGDLGKLAACGTINDILMMGGEPKAILDSIVVEEGSPISDVRRIVDSFIGVLREEGVKLLGGDFKVMPRGQLDRYIITTAGIGIAKRPIVDSSIRPGDKLIVTGTIGEHGAAILSAQEGIAVEGKLESDVSTLSKLMLPLLEAYGDKVHAAQDPTRGGIAQTLNEWAQKSGLLMIVEERKIPLREEVRAFTELLGIDPLALACEGRAVLGVDGDSAEDVLSFIKELGYEEASIIGEVRESEKYSGIVVMRTSVGGLRILEPPSGVIVPRIC